The Candidatus Sphingomonas colombiensis genome contains the following window.
GCGCGACAGGCCGGGCATGAGGTAACGATTTACGAACATGGCGATTCGGTTGGCGGCACCTGGCGCGCGAACCGCTATCCGGGGGTCGCATGTGATGTGCCGGCGATCCTTTACCAATTCAGCTTCGCGCCCAATCCGCATTGGAGCCATCATTTCGCGCGCGGGGGAGAAATCCACGCCTACACCCGCTCGCTGGTCGATCAGTTCGGGCTTGGCGACTCGCTCCACCTCAATGAAGGCGTGACGCGCGCGAACTGGGACGAGGCCGCGCAGCATTGGACGATCGAAACCGAAAAGGGCGAGACGGGCACATTCGACGTGCTGGTCCCCGCGCTGGGCCAGCTCAGCCGTCCGACCTTCCCCGATATCGCCGGAGTAGAGGATTTCGCCGGGCCCAAGTGGCACGCCGCCGATTGGCCCGCGGCGGCCGATCTTGCCGGCAAGCGCATCGGCGTGATCGGATCGGCGGCGAGCGCCGTGCAATTGATCCCGGAGATCGCGAAGGAAGCCGGTCACCTAGTGGTCTTCCAGCGTACCCCCAATTGGTGCGTGCCGCGCAACGACCTCCCCGTGACGCCCGAAACCAAGATGCTGCTCGCCACCAATCTCGAAGCGGCGATGAAGCTCGGCGCGATGCAGCGGGAGATGATCTTCGATCAGGCCGACGCGTTCTTCTGGCAGGCATTCCAGTGGACGCCGGAGGGGCGCGCCGCTTTCACCCGCACCGCGCTCGATCACCTCGAGGAGCAGGTGCCGGATGCCGAACTGCGCCGGAAGCTGACTCCCGATTATCCCGTCGGCTGCAAGCGCATCCTGATCACCGACGATTTCTATCCCGCGCTTATGCGCGACAATGTGACGCTGGAA
Protein-coding sequences here:
- a CDS encoding NAD(P)/FAD-dependent oxidoreductase, whose amino-acid sequence is MAKRIAVVGAGMGGLCAAILARQAGHEVTIYEHGDSVGGTWRANRYPGVACDVPAILYQFSFAPNPHWSHHFARGGEIHAYTRSLVDQFGLGDSLHLNEGVTRANWDEAAQHWTIETEKGETGTFDVLVPALGQLSRPTFPDIAGVEDFAGPKWHAADWPAAADLAGKRIGVIGSAASAVQLIPEIAKEAGHLVVFQRTPNWCVPRNDLPVTPETKMLLATNLEAAMKLGAMQREMIFDQADAFFWQAFQWTPEGRAAFTRTALDHLEEQVPDAELRRKLTPDYPVGCKRILITDDFYPALMRDNVTLETAAIDRIEAGGVRTRDGFHDLDVLIFATGFETTQWNWSMDVTGKGGETLKHRWADGPEAYLGIMVSGFPNMFVLYGPNTNLGHNSISFMIEAQVNYMLKTLAALDTEGAAAADVTPEGQRRFYQRIEQALSGTVWADPHCNSWYKAANGRIYQNWSGNCASYAEATAKVDREEVAFA